One part of the Microbulbifer sp. THAF38 genome encodes these proteins:
- a CDS encoding murein L,D-transpeptidase family protein, with amino-acid sequence MHMRNILLIFMFLTCNAIAEVDLVKVDKSENKLYLLDGEKVVREYHVAFGKNPKGHKQQEGDEKTPEGRYILDYKKEDSSFYRAMHVSYPNQKDKDVAEELGVSPGGFIMVHGQRNWLGWFSPITQRFNWTNGCIALTNSEMDEFMDLVKVGTPIEIQW; translated from the coding sequence ATGCATATGAGAAATATCCTACTCATCTTTATGTTTTTGACCTGCAATGCCATTGCAGAAGTAGATTTGGTCAAGGTAGATAAATCCGAGAACAAGCTCTATCTGCTGGATGGAGAAAAGGTGGTTCGTGAATATCATGTTGCTTTTGGTAAGAATCCAAAAGGCCACAAGCAGCAAGAGGGCGATGAAAAGACACCTGAAGGTCGCTACATCCTAGACTACAAAAAGGAAGATTCATCATTTTATAGAGCTATGCATGTCTCATATCCTAATCAGAAGGATAAGGATGTCGCTGAAGAACTGGGTGTTTCCCCTGGTGGTTTCATAATGGTTCATGGTCAAAGAAATTGGCTGGGTTGGTTTTCACCAATAACTCAGCGTTTTAATTGGACTAACGGTTGTATAGCCTTAACAAACAGTGAAATGGATGAGTTCATGGATCTGGTAAAGGTGGGAACTCCGATTGAAATTCAGTGGTAA